Proteins encoded in a region of the Gulosibacter sediminis genome:
- the smc gene encoding chromosome segregation protein SMC has product MHLKRLTLKGFKSFAKPTTLEFEPGVTCVVGPNGSGKSNVVDALAWVMGEQGAKSLRGGKMEDVIFAGTATRGPLGRAEVTLTIDNADGALPIEYSEVTIQRTLFRTGGSEYAINGEGVRLLDVQELLSDSGLGREMHVIVGQGRLDTVLRATPEDRRGFIEEAAGVLKHRRRKEKTVRKLEGMEQNLQRLRDLVAEVRRQLKPLGKQAEVARRAQGIAAVVRDAKARIMADDAVTLREQLRDAGSTEQERTTERMVLKEQLDRAVLRIQNLQEAQRGDAVDQARRVAFDLESVRERLRNFLMLVGQRESMLQARLDEPALTVSISQQSVAEARAEAESLEERAAEAESAWHAAQQATARARADLDALDRELAAQAALLSQHELRTTELQGKADAAAGRLAAVRGEVLRGENSRRAAADRLTAANRELTEVESQAEAGEADSSGLDADYAHAQEQVTTAQAAVEELRDELHGLERERDALDARRKALALAAEVNDGAQALLASTPDGVRGRVSDLLRVEPGDERAITAALGAFADAIVADTGGAALDLAAAAKEFGSVHLVAELAESPAEQDLAELATRLGAEVGVELRPATASVSGDATIARLLTRTLIVNELPDADTAARLLKELPAGTRLVSRAGAAIDAATLIAPGGDADSGASRLELVAERDRAAASLERVQQAIDTASLTLAEHRATLKSAKDVAAAALAKLRGFDAELAARREALNRAKARVESATAELARAEKSHQLASQNVDEAVAKVEAAKRELETHESQPRPVFDASKRQELADAVEAAREAEVEARLSLETLRERLRSEQLRAAELVKQRDAEREAAEKAARETVLRRAELERTAAVHARIPALERQVDASLEQARAELVERERERAEQDRELVELREQEAKLRARLNQITEDVHALELQIYERKLQLSNLLERAASELSLAEAVLVAEYGPDQPVPTDDEGEEPYDRERQKQRLARAEREMSQLGRINPLALEEFAALEQRHTYLGEQLEDLVRTRTDLLKIVDDIDVRMREVFAAAFDDTRAAFHEVFPVLFPGGSGDISLTNPDDLLTTGIEVAVKPAGKKIDKLSLLSGGERSLAAVALLVAIFKARPSPFYIMDEVEAALDDANLGRLLEVFESLRESSQLIVITHQKRTMEIADALYGVSMHRDGISTVVGQRVRELAET; this is encoded by the coding sequence ATGCACCTGAAGCGCCTCACCCTCAAGGGCTTCAAGTCGTTCGCGAAGCCCACCACCCTCGAATTCGAACCCGGCGTCACCTGTGTCGTCGGGCCGAACGGCTCGGGCAAGTCGAACGTCGTCGACGCGCTCGCCTGGGTGATGGGCGAACAGGGCGCGAAGTCGCTGCGCGGCGGCAAGATGGAGGACGTCATCTTCGCAGGCACCGCCACTCGCGGCCCGCTCGGCCGCGCCGAGGTGACGCTGACGATCGACAACGCCGACGGGGCGCTGCCGATCGAGTACAGCGAGGTGACGATCCAGCGCACCCTCTTCCGCACCGGCGGCAGCGAGTACGCGATCAACGGCGAGGGCGTGCGCCTGCTTGACGTGCAGGAGCTGCTCAGTGACTCGGGTCTCGGCCGAGAGATGCACGTCATCGTCGGCCAGGGTCGACTCGACACCGTGCTGCGCGCGACTCCCGAAGACCGCCGCGGCTTCATCGAAGAGGCGGCAGGCGTGCTCAAGCACCGCCGCCGCAAGGAAAAGACAGTGCGCAAGCTCGAGGGCATGGAGCAGAACCTCCAGCGCCTGCGCGACCTCGTCGCCGAGGTGCGCCGCCAGCTCAAACCGCTCGGCAAGCAGGCCGAGGTCGCCCGCCGCGCCCAGGGCATCGCCGCCGTCGTGCGCGACGCGAAGGCCCGCATCATGGCCGACGACGCCGTCACCCTGCGCGAGCAGCTGCGCGACGCCGGCAGCACCGAGCAGGAGCGCACGACCGAGCGCATGGTGCTCAAAGAGCAGCTTGACCGCGCGGTGCTGCGAATCCAGAACCTCCAGGAGGCGCAGCGCGGCGACGCCGTCGACCAGGCCCGCCGCGTCGCCTTCGACCTCGAGAGCGTGCGCGAGCGCCTCCGCAACTTCCTCATGCTCGTCGGCCAGCGCGAGTCGATGCTCCAGGCCCGCCTCGACGAGCCCGCGCTCACGGTGTCGATCTCGCAGCAGAGCGTCGCCGAGGCGCGCGCCGAGGCCGAGTCGCTTGAGGAGCGCGCCGCCGAGGCCGAGTCGGCCTGGCACGCGGCCCAGCAGGCAACTGCGCGGGCGCGCGCCGATCTCGACGCGCTCGACCGCGAGCTCGCGGCCCAGGCAGCGCTGCTCTCGCAGCATGAGCTGCGTACGACCGAACTCCAAGGCAAGGCGGATGCGGCGGCCGGCCGGCTCGCGGCCGTGCGCGGCGAGGTGCTCCGCGGCGAAAACTCGCGCCGAGCGGCGGCCGACCGGCTCACCGCGGCGAACCGCGAACTCACCGAGGTCGAATCGCAGGCGGAGGCCGGCGAGGCCGACTCGAGCGGGCTCGACGCCGACTACGCGCACGCGCAGGAGCAGGTCACGACGGCGCAGGCGGCCGTCGAGGAACTCCGCGACGAGCTCCACGGCCTCGAACGCGAACGGGATGCGCTCGACGCCCGCCGCAAGGCCCTCGCGCTCGCGGCCGAGGTGAACGACGGTGCCCAGGCACTCCTTGCGAGCACGCCCGACGGCGTGCGCGGCCGCGTCAGCGATCTGCTGCGCGTCGAGCCCGGCGACGAGCGCGCGATCACCGCCGCGCTCGGGGCGTTCGCCGACGCGATCGTCGCCGACACCGGCGGCGCCGCCCTCGACCTCGCGGCCGCCGCGAAGGAGTTCGGCAGCGTTCACCTCGTCGCCGAGCTCGCCGAGTCGCCGGCCGAGCAGGATCTCGCCGAACTCGCGACGCGGCTCGGGGCCGAGGTGGGCGTCGAGCTGCGGCCGGCCACCGCATCCGTCTCGGGCGACGCGACGATCGCGCGGCTGCTCACCCGCACCCTCATCGTCAACGAGCTGCCCGACGCCGACACCGCGGCGCGCCTGCTCAAAGAGTTGCCCGCCGGCACCCGACTCGTGAGCCGCGCGGGCGCCGCGATCGACGCCGCGACGCTCATCGCCCCCGGCGGCGACGCCGATTCGGGCGCGAGCCGCCTCGAACTCGTCGCCGAGCGCGACCGAGCGGCCGCGAGCCTCGAGCGCGTGCAGCAGGCGATCGACACCGCTTCGCTCACGCTCGCCGAGCACCGCGCGACCCTGAAGTCGGCGAAGGACGTCGCCGCCGCGGCCCTCGCGAAACTGCGCGGCTTCGACGCCGAACTCGCCGCCCGCCGCGAGGCGCTCAACCGGGCCAAGGCGCGCGTCGAGTCGGCGACCGCCGAACTCGCCCGCGCCGAGAAGTCGCACCAGCTCGCGAGCCAGAACGTCGACGAGGCGGTCGCGAAGGTCGAGGCCGCGAAGCGCGAGCTCGAGACCCACGAGTCGCAGCCGCGCCCCGTGTTCGACGCCTCGAAGCGGCAAGAGCTCGCGGATGCGGTCGAGGCCGCCCGCGAAGCCGAGGTCGAGGCGCGCCTCAGCCTCGAGACGCTTCGCGAGCGCCTGCGGAGCGAGCAGCTGCGCGCCGCCGAGCTCGTGAAGCAGCGCGACGCCGAGCGCGAGGCCGCCGAGAAGGCGGCGCGCGAGACGGTGCTGCGGCGCGCCGAACTCGAGCGCACGGCGGCGGTGCACGCGCGCATCCCGGCCCTCGAGCGCCAGGTCGACGCCTCGCTCGAGCAGGCCCGAGCCGAGCTCGTCGAGCGCGAGCGCGAGCGCGCCGAGCAAGACCGCGAGCTTGTCGAACTGCGCGAGCAGGAGGCGAAGCTGCGGGCACGGCTCAACCAGATCACCGAGGACGTGCACGCGCTCGAGCTGCAGATCTACGAGCGCAAGCTGCAGTTGTCGAACCTGCTCGAGCGCGCCGCGAGCGAGCTCTCCCTCGCCGAAGCGGTGCTCGTGGCCGAGTACGGCCCCGACCAGCCGGTGCCGACGGACGACGAGGGCGAGGAGCCCTACGATCGCGAGCGCCAGAAGCAGCGGCTCGCGCGTGCCGAGCGCGAGATGTCGCAGCTCGGGCGCATCAACCCGCTCGCCCTCGAGGAGTTCGCGGCGCTCGAGCAGCGCCACACCTACCTCGGCGAGCAGCTCGAAGACCTCGTGCGCACCCGCACCGACCTGCTCAAGATCGTCGACGATATCGACGTGCGCATGCGCGAGGTGTTCGCGGCCGCGTTCGACGACACCCGCGCGGCGTTCCACGAGGTGTTCCCCGTGCTGTTCCCGGGCGGCAGCGGCGACATCTCGCTCACGAACCCCGACGACCTGCTCACGACCGGCATCGAGGTCGCGGTGAAGCCCGCGGGTAAGAAGATCGACAAGCTCTCGCTGCTTTCGGGCGGCGAGCGCTCGCTCGCGGCGGTCGCCCTGCTTGTCGCGATCTTCAAGGCCCGGCCGAGCCCGTTCTACATCATGGATGAGGTCGAGGCCGCCCTCGACGACGCGAACCTCGGCCGCCTGCTCGAGGTGTTCGAGAGCCTACGCGAGTCGAGCCAGCTCATCGTCATCACGCACCAGAAGCGCACGATGGAGATCGCCGACGCGCTCTACGGCGTCTCGATGCACCGCGACGGCATCTCGACCGTGGTCGGTCAGCGGGTTCGCGAACTCGCCGAGACGTAG
- a CDS encoding GyrI-like domain-containing protein encodes MSDVPKLTPEFVHRKPQHTAVVRGEGVPVEQMIAFLDDAFTVLRAAVDAAAIAPDGFAFSRYDTELVGNVTVEAGMPLLAQLDSPLEFNGLTIVPGELPGGELARAIHVGPYSELADVWQGFLGELTAAGRAPRKPYWESYHATPGPGADPQALRTELVAVID; translated from the coding sequence ATGTCTGACGTCCCTAAGCTGACCCCCGAGTTCGTTCATCGCAAGCCGCAGCACACGGCCGTGGTGCGCGGCGAGGGCGTGCCCGTCGAGCAGATGATCGCCTTTCTTGACGACGCCTTCACCGTGCTGCGGGCCGCCGTCGACGCGGCGGCGATCGCGCCCGATGGCTTCGCGTTCAGCCGCTACGACACCGAGCTCGTCGGCAACGTCACCGTCGAGGCGGGCATGCCGCTGCTCGCGCAGCTCGACTCGCCCCTCGAATTCAACGGCCTGACGATCGTGCCGGGCGAGCTACCTGGCGGCGAGCTCGCGCGGGCGATCCACGTCGGCCCGTACTCCGAGCTCGCCGACGTCTGGCAGGGCTTCCTCGGCGAGCTCACCGCGGCGGGCCGCGCGCCTCGCAAGCCCTACTGGGAGTCGTACCACGCCACCCCGGGCCCGGGCGCGGACCCGCAGGCGCTGCGCACCGAGCTCGTCGCCGTCATAGACTGA
- a CDS encoding FadR/GntR family transcriptional regulator, which yields MPRSTPDSPEPAPAVASLRPVSALESVRARILVALRLGTLRPGDRIRSAHVVAAGLDASEITTRRALESLVADGTLVRRRGAGGGTFVAGEPTIPADAAVEALFAAGSTARELVDSRVLMESALASFAAQAADDAAIASIRDAVDLGEAATDWAEFHAADRAFHHAVARASGVDRLDTYFAALESLYAYFIPYPIEHLHASNDAHRRILEAIVAGDRALAADEARAHVAALYDEMFFAL from the coding sequence ATGCCCCGTTCAACCCCCGATTCGCCCGAGCCGGCGCCCGCCGTCGCGAGCCTGCGCCCGGTGAGCGCGCTCGAGTCGGTGCGCGCGCGCATCCTCGTCGCCCTGCGGCTCGGCACGCTGCGGCCGGGCGACCGCATCCGCTCGGCGCACGTCGTCGCCGCGGGGCTCGACGCGAGCGAGATCACCACCCGGCGCGCGCTCGAATCGCTCGTCGCCGACGGCACGCTCGTGCGCCGACGCGGCGCGGGCGGCGGCACCTTCGTCGCCGGCGAGCCAACGATCCCGGCGGATGCGGCGGTCGAGGCCCTCTTCGCCGCCGGCTCAACCGCGCGCGAGCTCGTCGACAGCCGCGTGCTCATGGAGTCGGCGCTCGCCAGCTTCGCGGCACAGGCGGCCGACGACGCGGCGATCGCGAGCATCCGCGACGCCGTCGACCTGGGCGAGGCCGCCACCGACTGGGCCGAGTTCCACGCCGCCGACCGCGCGTTCCATCACGCAGTGGCCCGAGCATCCGGCGTCGATCGCCTCGACACCTACTTCGCGGCGCTCGAGTCGCTCTACGCCTACTTCATCCCCTACCCGATCGAGCACCTGCACGCGTCGAACGACGCGCACCGGCGCATCCTCGAGGCCATCGTCGCGGGCGACCGCGCGCTCGCGGCCGACGAGGCCCGGGCGCACGTCGCCGCGCTCTACGACGAGATGTTCTTTGCGCTCTAG
- a CDS encoding carbon-nitrogen hydrolase family protein, which produces MPRHIRIAAVQAAPHPISTALDAFEREVRELVAEHRPDLVVYPELHLFGADNADLEAQNARLRDGAVDLDEFVAPLQDLARELGVWLLPGSLVERADGDPFNTAVLLAPSGEIAGRYRKVFPWRPTEPYASGERFEVVDLPGLGRVGISICYDAWWPEATRHLAWMGAEVVLNIVKTTTPDRKQELVLAQANAIVNQNFTVSVNTAGPIGRGRSIVVDPEGSPIATAGEAPEVLVVELDLDEVARVRRDGTEGSVVPWRQFADGDAAVPLPLYNGRLDPTTWRPGAGA; this is translated from the coding sequence GTGCCCCGTCACATCCGCATCGCCGCGGTGCAGGCAGCACCACACCCGATCAGCACCGCGCTCGACGCGTTCGAGCGCGAGGTCCGTGAGCTCGTCGCCGAGCATCGCCCCGACCTCGTCGTCTACCCCGAGCTGCACCTCTTCGGCGCCGACAACGCCGACCTCGAGGCACAAAACGCGCGCCTGCGCGACGGCGCCGTCGACCTCGACGAGTTCGTTGCGCCGTTACAAGACCTTGCGCGGGAGCTCGGCGTCTGGCTGTTGCCCGGCTCGCTCGTCGAACGTGCCGACGGCGACCCCTTTAATACCGCCGTGCTGCTCGCGCCGAGCGGCGAAATCGCCGGCCGCTACCGCAAGGTGTTCCCGTGGCGCCCCACCGAGCCCTACGCCTCGGGCGAGCGCTTCGAGGTCGTCGACCTGCCCGGCCTCGGCCGCGTCGGCATCTCGATTTGCTACGACGCCTGGTGGCCCGAGGCCACCCGCCACCTCGCCTGGATGGGCGCCGAGGTCGTGCTCAACATCGTCAAGACGACGACGCCCGACCGCAAGCAGGAGCTCGTGCTCGCGCAGGCGAACGCGATCGTGAACCAGAACTTCACCGTGAGCGTGAACACGGCCGGCCCGATCGGCCGCGGCCGCAGCATCGTCGTCGACCCCGAGGGCAGCCCGATCGCCACCGCCGGCGAGGCGCCCGAGGTGCTCGTCGTCGAGCTCGACCTCGACGAGGTCGCACGCGTGCGGCGCGACGGCACCGAGGGCTCGGTCGTGCCGTGGCGCCAGTTCGCCGACGGTGACGCCGCGGTGCCGCTGCCGCTCTACAACGGCCGACTCGACCCCACGACCTGGCGACCCGGCGCGGGCGCGTAG
- a CDS encoding APC family permease, whose amino-acid sequence MTDTTHLNRTLGLRSLVLFGLAYLTPMIVLGIFGVIASASAGASASAYLIALIAMLFTAASYGRLAARFPVAGSAYTYVGRSIDGRAGFLVGWAVLLDYLFLPMVIWLIGASYLSTAVPGVPSWVWIIAFILITTALNIIGIKVADRVNFVLMAFQFLVIAIFVVLSIASVVGADGADALVSASPFVGENAQFSNVIAAAAVAAYSFLGFDAVTTLTEETKNPQKVMPRAILLIALIGGGIFIVVTYFTQLVHPGGTFTDESSAAFEIAQTIGGNVFSAIFVAGLIIAQFTSGLAAQASGSRLLYAMGRDGVLPKRIFGVLHRGFQTPWGSIVVVGVVGLIAMFLDVATSTSFVNFGAFIAFAMVNISVIVLAVKARREGKRVNVLLDYVAPSIGAIVIIGLLTQLDSNALIIGAVWLVIGIVILASLTGGFRRQPPQVEGEAFSG is encoded by the coding sequence ATGACCGATACCACCCACCTCAACCGCACGCTCGGCCTGCGCTCGCTCGTGCTGTTCGGGCTCGCCTACCTCACCCCGATGATCGTGCTCGGCATCTTCGGCGTCATCGCGAGCGCGAGCGCCGGGGCGAGCGCCTCGGCCTACCTCATCGCGCTCATCGCGATGCTCTTCACCGCCGCGAGCTACGGGCGCCTCGCCGCCCGCTTCCCGGTCGCGGGCTCGGCGTACACCTACGTCGGCCGCTCGATCGACGGCCGCGCCGGGTTCCTCGTCGGCTGGGCCGTTCTGCTCGACTACCTGTTCCTGCCCATGGTGATCTGGCTCATCGGCGCCTCGTACCTCTCGACGGCGGTGCCGGGCGTGCCGAGCTGGGTGTGGATCATCGCATTCATTCTCATCACGACCGCGCTGAACATCATCGGCATCAAGGTGGCCGACCGCGTGAACTTCGTGCTCATGGCCTTCCAGTTCCTCGTCATCGCAATCTTCGTCGTGCTCAGCATTGCGAGCGTCGTGGGCGCGGATGGTGCGGACGCGCTCGTGAGTGCCTCGCCGTTCGTGGGCGAGAACGCCCAGTTCTCGAACGTCATCGCGGCGGCGGCGGTCGCGGCCTACTCGTTCCTCGGCTTCGACGCCGTCACGACGCTCACCGAAGAGACGAAGAACCCGCAGAAGGTCATGCCCCGCGCGATCCTGCTCATCGCCCTCATCGGCGGCGGCATCTTCATCGTCGTCACCTACTTCACGCAGCTCGTGCATCCGGGCGGCACTTTCACCGACGAGTCGTCGGCCGCGTTCGAGATCGCGCAGACGATCGGCGGCAACGTGTTCTCGGCGATCTTCGTCGCGGGCCTCATCATCGCCCAGTTCACCTCGGGCCTCGCCGCGCAGGCCTCGGGCTCGCGCCTGCTCTACGCGATGGGCCGCGACGGTGTGCTGCCAAAGCGCATCTTCGGGGTCCTCCACCGCGGCTTCCAGACCCCGTGGGGCTCGATCGTCGTCGTCGGTGTCGTGGGCCTCATCGCGATGTTCCTCGACGTCGCCACGTCGACCTCGTTCGTGAACTTCGGCGCGTTCATCGCCTTCGCGATGGTGAACATCTCGGTCATCGTGCTCGCCGTGAAGGCACGTCGCGAGGGCAAGCGGGTCAACGTGCTGCTCGACTACGTCGCGCCCTCGATCGGCGCGATCGTCATCATCGGCCTGCTCACGCAGCTCGACTCGAACGCCCTCATCATTGGCGCCGTCTGGCTCGTGATCGGCATCGTCATTCTTGCGTCGCTCACGGGTGGCTTCCGCCGGCAGCCGCCGCAGGTCGAGGGCGAGGCGTTCTCGGGCTAG
- the ribH gene encoding 6,7-dimethyl-8-ribityllumazine synthase, with translation MSREGAPTINLSHLDSSAGSLRVAIVVASWHRDITDAMLADAITVVEAAGGTAEVIRVPGTFELSVAAMRIACSPQAPDAIVALGVVVRGGTPHFDYVCHAATDGLGRVALDTGIPVGFGVLTCDTVGQALERSGLPGSLERKGAEAAEAAIATVVALAEYPRG, from the coding sequence ATGAGCCGCGAAGGCGCCCCCACCATTAATCTCTCGCACCTCGACTCGTCGGCGGGCTCGCTGCGCGTCGCGATCGTCGTCGCGAGCTGGCACCGCGACATCACCGACGCGATGCTCGCCGACGCCATCACCGTCGTCGAGGCGGCCGGCGGCACCGCCGAGGTGATCCGCGTGCCCGGTACCTTCGAGCTCTCGGTCGCGGCGATGCGCATCGCCTGCAGCCCCCAGGCGCCCGACGCGATCGTCGCGCTCGGCGTCGTCGTGCGCGGCGGCACCCCGCACTTCGACTATGTCTGCCACGCGGCGACGGATGGGCTCGGTCGCGTCGCGCTCGACACCGGCATTCCCGTCGGCTTCGGCGTCCTCACCTGCGACACCGTCGGGCAGGCCCTCGAGCGCTCGGGCCTGCCCGGCTCGCTCGAGCGCAAGGGCGCCGAGGCGGCGGAGGCGGCGATCGCGACCGTCGTGGCACTCGCTGAGTACCCGCGAGGCTGA
- the ribB gene encoding 3,4-dihydroxy-2-butanone-4-phosphate synthase, whose translation MSTTGSPDLDRAIDALRAGLPVLVADAADRENEVDAIFAADRASAKWVAWVVRHSSGYLCAPLPAARADALELPLMVAQTQDSLRTAYAVSVDAAVGITTGISAADRATTLRALANPDAKPSDLIRPGHVLPLRAVPGGVLARAGHTEAAVDLMRLAGTGEVGAIAELVHDSGEVMRYPEAAALAEREGLPLITIAELRAHRTSHERTVA comes from the coding sequence ATGAGCACGACCGGCTCCCCCGACCTCGATCGGGCCATCGACGCCCTCCGCGCCGGTCTGCCCGTGCTCGTCGCCGACGCGGCCGACCGCGAGAACGAGGTCGACGCGATCTTCGCCGCCGATCGCGCGAGTGCGAAGTGGGTCGCCTGGGTCGTGCGCCACTCCTCCGGCTACCTCTGCGCGCCCCTGCCGGCGGCACGTGCCGATGCCCTCGAGTTGCCCCTCATGGTCGCGCAGACCCAGGACTCGCTGCGCACCGCCTACGCCGTCTCGGTCGACGCCGCCGTCGGCATCACTACGGGCATCTCGGCCGCCGACCGCGCGACGACGCTGCGCGCGCTCGCGAACCCTGACGCGAAGCCGAGCGACCTCATCCGCCCCGGCCACGTGCTGCCGCTGCGCGCCGTGCCCGGCGGCGTGCTCGCCCGCGCCGGCCACACGGAGGCAGCCGTCGACCTTATGCGCCTTGCCGGCACGGGCGAGGTCGGCGCGATCGCCGAGCTCGTGCACGACTCGGGCGAGGTCATGCGCTACCCCGAGGCCGCCGCGCTCGCCGAGCGCGAGGGCCTCCCCCTCATCACCATTGCCGAGCTGCGGGCGCACCGCACCTCTCACGAAAGGACCGTTGCATGA
- a CDS encoding riboflavin synthase: MFTGLIEARGEVLRLDHEPGQPDARLEIRAPRVTDDATPGDSIAVSGVCLTVVTVADGSFTADVLPETLRRTALGDLAPGAPVNLERALAASARLGGHIVQGHVDGVATLASRTAGERWDDLVFEAPRELLRYVAEKGSVAVDGISLTVTGVTARGFGVSIIPTTSRDTTLGALEVGARVNLEVDVLAKYVERMLQWREEEAR, from the coding sequence ATGTTCACTGGACTCATCGAAGCGCGCGGCGAGGTGCTGCGCCTCGACCACGAGCCGGGGCAGCCGGATGCTCGCCTCGAGATCCGCGCGCCCCGCGTCACCGACGATGCCACCCCCGGCGACTCGATCGCCGTCAGCGGCGTCTGCCTCACCGTCGTCACGGTCGCCGACGGCAGCTTCACCGCCGACGTGCTGCCCGAGACGCTGCGCCGCACCGCGCTCGGCGACCTCGCGCCCGGCGCGCCGGTCAACCTCGAGCGCGCGCTCGCCGCATCCGCCCGACTCGGCGGGCACATCGTGCAGGGCCACGTCGACGGGGTCGCGACCCTCGCCTCCCGCACCGCGGGCGAGCGCTGGGATGACCTCGTGTTTGAGGCGCCCCGCGAGCTGCTGCGATACGTCGCCGAGAAGGGCTCGGTCGCAGTCGACGGCATTTCGCTCACCGTCACCGGCGTCACGGCGCGCGGCTTCGGCGTTTCGATCATCCCGACGACCTCGCGCGACACGACGCTCGGTGCCCTCGAGGTCGGCGCCCGCGTGAACCTCGAGGTCGACGTGCTCGCGAAGTACGTCGAGCGCATGCTGCAGTGGCGAGAGGAGGAGGCGCGATGA
- the ribD gene encoding bifunctional diaminohydroxyphosphoribosylaminopyrimidine deaminase/5-amino-6-(5-phosphoribosylamino)uracil reductase RibD: protein MQLTPVDAMRRAIELAARGPERGPNPRVGAVLLAPGPASAPREVLGEGWHRGAGTAHAEVAALADARARGLDVRGATAVVTLEPCNHTGRTGPCVDALLDAGIDEVIYAVDDPNPAAAGGAARLRAAGATVYAGLEAASAGELIRAWATPARLGRPFVTLKLALTLDGKIAAADGTSQWITSPAARAHAHGVRGRVDAIAVGTGTALADDPALTARTPEGALLPEQPVRVVLGARELPASAQLRAGLAPLLQLRTHDVTVALAELAERHIHHVLVEGGATVAAALLRADVVDELHVYLAPLLLGEGTAAVAPFGVSTLANARRWRFDAPEPLGPDVFLRARRATDPTPEGA, encoded by the coding sequence GTGCAACTCACCCCCGTCGACGCGATGCGGCGCGCCATCGAGCTCGCCGCTCGCGGCCCCGAGCGCGGCCCAAACCCGCGCGTCGGTGCCGTGCTGCTCGCGCCCGGCCCGGCCTCGGCGCCGCGCGAGGTGCTCGGCGAGGGCTGGCACCGCGGCGCTGGCACGGCGCACGCCGAGGTCGCGGCGCTCGCGGATGCGCGGGCTCGCGGCCTCGACGTGCGCGGCGCCACCGCCGTGGTCACCCTCGAGCCGTGCAATCACACCGGCCGCACCGGGCCGTGCGTCGATGCCCTGCTCGACGCGGGCATCGACGAGGTCATCTATGCCGTCGACGACCCGAACCCCGCCGCAGCGGGTGGTGCCGCGCGGCTGCGTGCCGCCGGCGCCACGGTGTACGCAGGCCTCGAGGCCGCGAGCGCCGGCGAGCTCATCCGCGCCTGGGCCACGCCGGCTCGGCTCGGCCGCCCCTTCGTCACGCTCAAGCTCGCGTTGACGCTCGACGGCAAGATCGCCGCCGCCGACGGCACGAGCCAGTGGATCACTTCCCCCGCCGCGCGGGCCCACGCGCACGGCGTCCGCGGCCGGGTCGACGCCATCGCCGTCGGCACCGGCACCGCCCTCGCCGACGATCCCGCGCTCACGGCCCGCACGCCCGAAGGCGCCCTCCTGCCCGAGCAGCCGGTTCGGGTCGTGCTCGGCGCCCGCGAGCTGCCCGCATCCGCCCAGCTGCGCGCCGGCCTCGCGCCGCTGCTGCAGCTGCGCACCCACGACGTCACCGTGGCGCTCGCCGAGCTGGCCGAGCGGCACATCCACCACGTCCTCGTCGAGGGCGGCGCGACCGTCGCCGCGGCGCTGCTGCGCGCGGATGTCGTCGACGAACTGCACGTTTACCTCGCGCCGCTGTTGCTCGGCGAAGGCACCGCCGCGGTCGCACCGTTCGGCGTCAGCACGCTCGCCAACGCGCGCCGCTGGCGCTTCGACGCCCCCGAGCCCCTCGGCCCCGACGTCTTCCTGCGCGCCCGCCGCGCCACCGACCCCACCCCAGAAGGAGCCTGA